The genomic DNA AGCCAGGCGGACTTGCAGTATTTCTTTGTGAATGGCCGTGCGGTGCGCGACAAGCTGGTGGCTCACGCGGTGCGCCAGGCCTATCGGGACGTGCTGTTCAACGGGCGGCACCCGACATTTGTGCTGTTTTTCGAGGTCGACCCGTCGGTGGTCGACGTCAACGTGCACCCGACCAAACACGAAGTACGCTTCCGCGACGGGCGCATGGTGCACGATTTCCTGTATGGCACTCTGCACCGCGCCTTGGGCGATGTGCGCCCGGACGACCAGCTTGCTGCCCCCATCGTGACCGCCGTGGTGCGACCGAGTGGCCCGCAGGCGGGTGAATTTGGTCCTCAGGGCGAAATGAGCCTGGCCGCCAACCTGCTGCAATCGACGCCGCCGCAGCCTGCCTACACCGCGCCGGGCTCAGGCTCGGGGGCGGGTTATCAGTATCAATACACGCCGCGCCCGCAATCGACGGTGCCGGTGGCCGAGGCCCAGGCGGCTTACCGCGAGTTTTTCGCGCCGTTGTCGGGGGCTGAGCAGAATGCGCCTGTGGCGTTGCCGGAGGGTGGCGGGGACATTCCGCCGTTGGGTTACGCGCTGGCGCAGCTCAAGGGCATCTATATTCTTGCGGAAAACGCCCATGGCCTGGTGTTGGTGGACATGCACGCCGCTCACGAGCGGATCATGTATGAACGCCTTAAAATCGCCATGGCCAGTGAGGGCCTCAGCGGGCAGCCATTGTTGGTGCCTGAGTCCCTGGCCGTCAGCCAGCGTGAAGCTGATTGCGCAGAAGAACACCACAGTGTGTTCCAGAAACTCGGCTTCGAACTGCAGCGCCTGGGCCCTGAAACCCTGGCGATCCGCCAGATTCCGGCACTGCTCAAACAGGCCGAGGCCAACCGTCTGGTGGCCGACGTGCTGGCGGACTTGATGGAGTACGGCACCAGTGATCGGATCCAGGCGCACATCAACGAACTGCTCGGCACCATGGCCTGCCACGGCGCAATCCGCGCCAACCGCCGTCTCGCTTTGCCGGAAATGAACGGTCTGCTGCGCGACATGGAAAACACCGAACGCAGCGGGCAGTGCAACCATGGCCGGCCGACCTGGACCCAAATGGGCCTGGACGACCTGGACAAACTGTTCCTGCGCGGTCGCTGATGAGTGCCTTGCCCCCCGCGATTTTCCTGATGGGCCCCACGGCTGCCGGCAAGACCGACCTGGCCATCGAACTGACCAAAGTGCTGCCGTGCGAGCTGATCAGCGTCGACTCTGCCCTGGTTTACCGGGACATGGACATCGGCACGGCCAAGCCTTCGAAAGAATTGTTGGCGCAGTATCCGCACCGGTTGATCGACATCATCGACCCGTCCGAGAGCTATTCGGCGGCGGATTTTCGCACCGACGCTCTCGCTGCCATGGCCGATATCACCGCGCGGGGTAATATCCCACTGCTGGTGGGCGGCACGATGCTCTATTACAAGGCTTTGCAGGAAGGGCTGGCTGACATGCCGCCCGCCGACGCCCAGGTGCGCGCGGAGCTCGAAGAAGAGGCTGCACGCCTTGGCTGGCAAGCCTTGCACGACCAGTTGGCAGCGGTAGACCCGGTATCCGCCGCGCGCATTCATCCCAATGACCCTCAGCGCCTCACCCGCGCCCTGGAAGTCTGGCGTGTCAGCGGGCAGACCATGACTGAACATCGGCTGAAACAAAGTGCGCAAAGTGCTGACGCAGGCGCATCTGGCGCGTCACAATTGCCCTATACTGTGGCGAATCTGGCCATCGCTCCGGCAAATCGCCAGGTCCTGCATGAACGAATTGCACAAAGATTCACAATTATGTTGGAACAGGGGTTTGTGGACGAGGTCGTAGCACTGCGTTCCCGAGGTGACCTGCATTCAGGGTTGCCTTCGATACGTGCTGTTGGCTACCGCCAAGTCTGGGATCATCTGGATGGCAAGCTGACGTCAGCCGAGATGCAGGAGCGCGGCATCATCGCCACGCGCCAATTGGCGAAACGCCAGTTCACCTGGTTGCGCAGCTGGAGCGATTTGCACTGGCTGGACAGCCTGGACAGCGACAATCTGTCACGCGCCTTGAAATACTTGGGAACGGTCTCCATATTGAGCTGAGTCCTTGCAATTGCCGTCTATCCTTGGGGGTGTGACGGCCATAAGCTATCTATTTTCCGATTTTTTATTATTGATCCTTAAAGGAGTGCGGCACATGTCAAAAGGGCATTCGCTACAAGACCCTTACTTGAATACTTTACGTAAAGAGAAAGTTGGGGTTTCCATCTATCTGGTCAACGGCATCAAGCTGCAAGGCACGATCGAGTCGTTCGACCAGTTCGTGATCCTGCTGAAAAACACCGTCAGCCAGATGGTTTACAAGCACGCTATCTCGACAGTCGTTCCAGTCCGTCCAATCCGCCTGCCAAGCGCAGCCGGTGATGATGCAGCTGACGCTGAGCCAGGTAACGCCTGATAGGAGTCTCCTTTGTTCTTTGAGCGCCACGGTGGTGGTGAGCGGGTCATTCTCGTTCACTTGGATGGACAGGACCCTGAGGCGCGCGAAGATCCGCAGGAGTTTCAGGAGTTGGCAAATTCGGCCGGCGCCGAGACCGTTGCGTTTTTTAACGTGCCGCGTCATCGGCCAACCGCCAAATTCCTGATTGGCAGCGGCAAGGTCGAGGAACTGCGCGACCTGGTTCACGCCGAAGAAGCCGATCTGGTGATCTTCAATCACGTCCTCACGCCCAGTCAGGAACGTAACCTCGAACGTGTTTTCGAGTGTCGCGTGATCGACCGTACCGGCCTGATTCTCGATATTTTCGCCCAACGCGCCCGCACCCATGAAGGCAAGCTCCAGGTTGAACTGGCCCAGCTTGACCACATGAGCACGCGGCTGGTTCGCGGCTGGACTCACCTTGAACGTCAGGGTGGCGGTATCGGCATGCGTGGCCCGGGTGAAACCCAGTTGGAAACTGACCGTCGACTGCTGCGGGTCCGCCTGCGCCAGATCAAGGGCCGTCTGGAGAAAGTCCGCAGCCAGCGCGAGC from Pseudomonas tolaasii NCPPB 2192 includes the following:
- the miaA gene encoding tRNA (adenosine(37)-N6)-dimethylallyltransferase MiaA encodes the protein MSALPPAIFLMGPTAAGKTDLAIELTKVLPCELISVDSALVYRDMDIGTAKPSKELLAQYPHRLIDIIDPSESYSAADFRTDALAAMADITARGNIPLLVGGTMLYYKALQEGLADMPPADAQVRAELEEEAARLGWQALHDQLAAVDPVSAARIHPNDPQRLTRALEVWRVSGQTMTEHRLKQSAQSADAGASGASQLPYTVANLAIAPANRQVLHERIAQRFTIMLEQGFVDEVVALRSRGDLHSGLPSIRAVGYRQVWDHLDGKLTSAEMQERGIIATRQLAKRQFTWLRSWSDLHWLDSLDSDNLSRALKYLGTVSILS
- the mutL gene encoding DNA mismatch repair endonuclease MutL, which encodes MSESVLNSGSRIELLSPRLANQIAAGEVVERPASVIKELLENSIDSGAKRIDVDVEQGGVKLLRVRDDGSGISSDDLPLALARHATSKIRDLEDLERVMSLGFRGEALASISSVARLTLTSRTRSAEQAWQVETEGRDMAPRVQPAAHPVGTSVEVRDLFFNTPARRKFLKAEKTEFDHLQEVIKRLALARFDVAFHLRHNGKTILSLHEAHDDAARARRVSAICGSGFLEQALPIEIERNGLRLWGWVGLPTFSRSQADLQYFFVNGRAVRDKLVAHAVRQAYRDVLFNGRHPTFVLFFEVDPSVVDVNVHPTKHEVRFRDGRMVHDFLYGTLHRALGDVRPDDQLAAPIVTAVVRPSGPQAGEFGPQGEMSLAANLLQSTPPQPAYTAPGSGSGAGYQYQYTPRPQSTVPVAEAQAAYREFFAPLSGAEQNAPVALPEGGGDIPPLGYALAQLKGIYILAENAHGLVLVDMHAAHERIMYERLKIAMASEGLSGQPLLVPESLAVSQREADCAEEHHSVFQKLGFELQRLGPETLAIRQIPALLKQAEANRLVADVLADLMEYGTSDRIQAHINELLGTMACHGAIRANRRLALPEMNGLLRDMENTERSGQCNHGRPTWTQMGLDDLDKLFLRGR
- the hfq gene encoding RNA chaperone Hfq; translated protein: MSKGHSLQDPYLNTLRKEKVGVSIYLVNGIKLQGTIESFDQFVILLKNTVSQMVYKHAISTVVPVRPIRLPSAAGDDAADAEPGNA